The Nymphaea colorata isolate Beijing-Zhang1983 chromosome 7, ASM883128v2, whole genome shotgun sequence DNA window CTAGAGCCTGAAATATATATGGGTCTGGTGGTTCTTCATGATGTTCCTTTACAGTGTAAATTGCACAATGCTATCTTTACCAGCAAAAGCAGTTATCAGGCTCCAAATCACAGATTCAAGTGGCCTCCTCCTTACTTAAGAAGCCGTTACACTGCAAAGCGGTAGTTACATGATTCTTGTGGCTTCCTTATCCGTCCTTAAGTTCTTATATTTCTCTTCTAATATTTATCGTTACAGTAAATTTCCAGGCAAAGTTGACAATCGTGGTCTTTTTAGGCTTCCAGTATCTGCAAGCGGGGTAAGAATGAGTGAAATTTTGTAAGGTCAATGTTTTCCTCCATCTCTTTTCTAAGAGGCATGCCATGTTCTTGACTTATCATTAACAGGGAGATTCAAAAGATGGTCTGACCGATGCCCTCCTTGAAGGGAATGGAGAGGGTTTATCCACTGGCAATGGAGAACCAGTGGAATTTAGTTACGATAATTCATCAGCAACAAGGTTTGCTTTGGCAGAAGCCAAAGCCAGACAACAAGAGGCTGAAAATGAGAGAGACCGGTTGATAGAAGAACTGGCTTTTTCAGAAGCTAAGCAACAGGAATATGCTGCTTCTCTACGTCATACTCAAGAAGTGGCAGTTTCGGAACTGGAAGCTGCTAAATCCATGTTCAATCAGAAGCTccaggagtcatttgatgacaAGTTTGCCTTGGAATCACAATTAATTCTCGCAAAACAGGATGCTGTTGAACTTGCACTTCAAGTGGAGAAGTTGGCAGAGATTGCTTTCCAGCAGGCTACCTCTCACATATTAGCAGATGCTCAGCAGAGGGTGTCAGCTGCTGAAACATCTGCTGCAGAAGCAGCATATCATATAGAGGAACAGATCAGGGGTGCTGCTGAAGGAGCAATTCTATCCATTGTTAAACAGTCAGAGGACACATTTAATAAGGTCATCTCAGTAACTGAAGAAGCCAGTCAGCAAGCAAAAAATGCTATAGCTGCACTCTCAGATGAGATTCGTGTTGTAGATGAGATTACATCTCTCCAATCTTTTAACTGGCAGTTGGAGAACACTGTTCGTGACCTCGAGAGTCAGCTATTAATTAGGCAAAATGAGGTTGAAAAACTGAAATCTGAACTGGAGAATGTTCAAGAGAAAGCAAGTGCAGCAGAGGTCCGTGCAAGTAATGCAGAGAGAGCGCTGATTGATCTTCAGGAAACAACCAATAGAATGTCTTCACAACTAGAGGAGGAAATGAAGGCAGTGCTGGATAAAGTTAAGCGTGAAGCAGCAGGAAGGGAAAAGGCAATTGCAAAAGCATTCAAGCTGGAGCTGGAGAGTATCAAATCTGCTGTTGATGCAGCAAAAATGGCTATACAAGTGAAAGATGAAGCCTATGCACGAAGATGTGCAGCTCTTGAACGGTCATTGAGGACATCTGAGGCGGCCCTAAATGTCTGGAGACAGAGGGCTGAATCGGCTGAATCAATGTTACAGGAGGGTGGAGCCCTAGATCAAAGTGAAGACATGGCCTTTATGGCTAATGGTGGAAGAATAGATCTCTTGGCTGATGGTGATTCTGAAAAATGGAAGCTTCTAGCTGACGGTCCTCGAAGAGAGATACCTGATTATATGGCTCGCAGAATTAGGTCTTTACTGCCAAGGTTTCCTCCTCGTAAAGTGCATTCTGAAGTATTGGCAACTGATTATCCAGTGTTGAGCTTGCCTAAGGCTGATGAAGTGTGGTCCATTGTTCAAGAAAAGCCAAAGCAGGATGATCTTCTTATCAAGCATGTCGCTGAGAAGGAAGCCATAGAGAAGCAACGCAAGACACTAGAGCGTGCTTTGCGCCGCAGAACAATTAAAAGACGACTACCTGAAGAGACAAAATTAGGTTAGCTTACTTTTGTTGCCTTACCACTAAAAGATGCTTATTTTTATCACagttcttgcttttcctttatAACTATTCTAATGCAATTTTACTAATTGTTTCCCtctgttaatgcataatgcagaGCCTGGAACCGGCACAGGACGTGAGATAGTGGTAACTCCTTTTCTTAACAGTGCCAAATtgcataaaagaaatgcttgaaCAAGAAAGTACCTGATTTTTATTGCAGTAGTAGATGAACTTTAATGGATATAACTGACATTAGGTGATTATTATTATGTTCCATTGCTTGGTTAATGCACCTGAAAGTACTTTCGACTGCCATGGTCGCAATCTGTGCAGTtgtattgatttgaaaaatccaagttccatcaaaattttgtatCTGTCGGTTTGTTGCAGAGATAAACAGTACTTTCACGTATGGTTGATGGGGTGGTAGGCAAAGTCCAATAAGGCTCCATTAGGGAGCTAGAAAATAGAGGATATGAGGATTTTATGTGCTTTTAAAGAGCATTTAAGTCCTCCCACCAAATTTACTTCTCTGTCTGTTGGCATGGCTGTGCATACATATCTGTCAAATGCACATATCCTTCATGTGTCTCTAAGATTTAGTCTTGTGTCTCTAAGATTTAGTCTAGTGTAGTATCTGACCAACATGCAGAATGAACTGAACATGGGTTCTTCAGTTCCAATGTGTTCTACATGGACATAGAAGACAGGCTGCCATGCCCGAGCTCTTGCAACATTGGTGCATCTTTTAGTATtctatgttatatatattttatactcTGATTCAATGGCATGCATTCCTTTATTCCCCTTTATTCTGTGTTCATGTAAGcttcttacacacacacacacacacacacatacgtacatacacacatatgttaaacatatgtatgtatatatacttgtatgcagttatatatatgtatgtgtgtatagcTATATATAATCGCCGAACCATGTTTGCATTGATTCACTTGTGTGGTTCATCTCATCTCAACTTGAGCTAGATGAACTAAAACCATGTCAGCTTGCCTGACACAAGAAACTGTAGCAACACACCAAATGTTGCACTCATGATCTGAAATTTACCTTAATAAACATAAAGCAAGCCATCTGAATTAACTTAGTTCTCATAACTGCTTTGCTCTTTTATGGGAATCTGACATAGTGATGCGTTTCTCTAAAGTCGAAAGCAAGCCTTTAAACTGGTGTTTCTAGGTAACACGAGCTGCTTTTGACGGTCAAATTGCCAGCTAGATGAAGCTTTGATTAGGATGTAGATAAATAAATAGAAGGTAAGAAACCATGTATATAAGACATGCTTAGGAAAATTACAACTGTTATCTCAAACTTATTTTGAAGTTGCATCTCTAAGAGTCTGACCCACTAGCAATACCTCAAAGATTACATTAAGAATAGGACTTATTGTACCTCTAAATGATGTTCCAATGAAGGTAGAGACATGTAGGTGACAACAGTATAATATGTTGCTTGCAGTCCATATGTTGGGATTTTTAGTGTAAACTGTTTGGCAACCTTCCTGTTGTTTGATATGGTTCACTTGCTGCTAGTTAAAggagaaatttttttggaataatTAGATCCACAAGTGGTCAAAGAATTGATGTCAAGATGGATTATGTGATTTATATGTTCACTCAATTATTTAGCAAGTTTATGTTGTGTAGCACATCAtgcatgactttttttttttcaattgcaaCTCATTCACTGCGGAAATCAATGAATAGCAGCGTGATGCTGGGACATGTCATTGTTCAACCTTTGGGTTTGGAAGTGGACTCGTTCAAGAAGTTGATACATGGCTTATAACCCGTTTATAAATAATCAGCATATATGCCAAGATACTCATGGTAATATTCTCCTGTTATAACTAAGCCAGCCACATTTAAGATTCATTCAACTGATACCAGCTAAATAGAACTAGATTTCTCAAGTCACATCTAATTCTTATGTCCTATTCTTGGTTTAATGAGTTTGTTTGGAAGTCTCAAGGATGGTAGTGGTCCTTGTAGTTCTTGAGTTGACCATGCACACCTGAAAGCCTATGTAAATTTTGGTGCTTCTAAATAGTAGAAGCATTTCTGCTGCATGTGCAGGTGCATCATTTTATACTTGAGAAGCAAAATGTCTCTAGTTGGATGTGGCTGGTACTTTGAATGCTGTTAACATGTAATTGGCTATGGCCAACAAGGAACCCATCTTCAATTTTgtccaaaaacaaacaaacagaacATTTGTTTGAGGGAgaaatttttatcttttcttttttattctgcttgtccttcttctttctacttctgtttcttcttcttcttcttcttctttttatgtttttggttactcctctttcttcttcttctatgcTTCTTAGCATGTCAAGGATATCTTTGGGTCTTAGATCTGACAAATTTCTGGATAATTTCTGGATCTAATTGTTTGAGTGAATTGTGATACTTGTTAGATTTTCTTATGTATTTGcttttagctctctctctctctctctctctccccccccttACATGTAAGTGTGTGCACACTGCCCGATGCATGTTTAATCACAATGCAAAAATCAGGAAAATagagaaacataaaaaaaacggaaaaaattagaaaaaataagaataattcagaaaaaatttatttgagatAAAAAATTCATCAGACATAAAAAACATTCATGGTTCACTATTTACAATTCATAATATAACATcacattaaaaaatgacaaaagagatTCAAAGTAACATAATAGGCATCCACAAAGTTTAAATTTAAGGACATAAAGAACATTCATGGTTCAGTATTTACGAGCCATAATATAACATcacattaaaaaatgacaaaagagatTCAAAGTAACATAATAGGCATCCATAGAGTTTAAATTTAAGCTTAAAGTATTTTAGATTATATCACAAGTTCACAACATCATTCACTGCCAAGTGCCAAgtatcatgattatcatcaatcaattcgataatcatcatcattttcatctttaCCCTCATCTTCATTCTGATTTGATTGTTAATTACTTTAATGCCTTCAAACAGAATGTCCTTACCAAAATATGCAGACTCTCCTTCTTCACCAATCACCAAATTCTACTACTCTTTTAATGTTTAGAAATTCAAGATTATCCTCATCAAGTATGATGGCTGGTTCTTCTTTAACCCAACAATCTAATACATCAAAATTGTCTAGGCTGATGGGATCAAATTGAGTATGATGCTTTTAATTACCTAAagttcaattaaataaaaattaataaattgttaaaaatatatattataatatgcaaaataaatgtatttctttgtctcaacttcatattgtatcaaacaaagaaatgtcattcaaccttttatgttccagcctatttcttttcttcactcCAATTTCTTTATCCAGTGGGCACTGCAGGTCTGGCTGAGTATTTCGACTGcaaactttttaagttttaggcAATCAATCGCAAACCTACTCctccacaaatctaaacaacaaatgaaaaataaatattatgaaaacaacaaacaaataacAAGCAAAATGTAGATAAAATCTATGTCTTGCTATATCTTTCCCTATGTTACCATAAGTAGGTATCATATTCGTTGATCAACATGTGGACAACATCTTGTTCTTTACGATCACTAAGTAGTACTTCAGTGCGGTCCCAACATACATGCTCGACCTGTCCATCATTTTTAAAAGTGGGGAGaaatctaatagcaggatttaaatagtaggctgctgcatgaagtggttGATGAAGTTGTCATGACTACATTTCATCTATAATCctccatataggcatgtacaacttgtTTTCTCTTGAGGTTGTctctagtattttttttttctccattcatAGCTTCATACAAATATCTTATGGAAAACCTATCTTCAATATAAAGTATGAACCAATCtaaggactttcactagagatACATAGATCTTCGATAAGTTGGTGCATGATTTGAAAAATTCAATGCTGAATATAGTACCTACAATTCGCATGACCATTCTTTGTAGGTATGTGGATATGAAGCCTATTCATGCTGGAAGAAATCTGCTTGAGAGTATTTCTCTGTTTGACTGTACCTTGCACAGTACAAACATTTGTGGCTAACCTTGTTTGTGCAGGTCAAAccaattcagccccatttgtgattttttttatcaaattcaaaacataagcatgattgtaaAATAAACTTCATGATCTCTTGGCATCTTTCAATAGTTGATATCATGTCATCTCTTTCACCAATATCCTGAAGCATTAGATTTATACAGTGAGCAATATATGGGCTCCAATAGAATGTCCTATATCGTGCTGCTAAGTTTCTAACACCTAttgctttataatttgctgcattatttGTAATAAAGTATACAATattttcaggcccaacttcttttacaaattcataaaaaatactACACAAAACATCAACATTCGTAGGagtatcaaacaaatcaataGATTTTAATAACATCTTGGTACCTAAGAGGCAGTACACGAGGAAGTATACCAATGTTCTATTCTCAATATCTGTCTAACCgtctgccattacactgcatcgTGTGTCCTTACAGCTTAtttttagttcatcacaatatgccttCATAGCTTTAATTGtgacattaaaaattttacctTTCACCATATGAGAAGAGGACGTTTTATACCTTCAGCCTATAAAAGTGATCTCATCTACCGTAGACTAAAAATGGAAAGAGGTAGGTGTATTAAAGGGAATGCATATATCGTAAACTACATCCCTATGGCATTGTTTGCCACTTTGCCTGCTCGGCAATGTCCTTTGAATACATGGCTGCATGAATCTCAGCCTGAGCACCTGGAGCATTATAAGTAGtgaaaaaattcttgatcgagcTGTATCCAGCACTTGACTTCCCAATAGGTACTCTACCACTAGTTCCACCACTAAGACCATGACTCTTGCTATGTCCTCTTGCAGTTGTAGCTGCGCCTCTTCTCTTTCTACCTAAAGAATTGCCTCTATTCATGATGCATTTCCCTTTATCTATTCTCAAACTGGTACCAACTTCCTCTTCTTTGAGCTTAATGTTTCCATTTTTGCTTTCGTTCTCTTGAATTTTCATAAGACTTCCCATTTCCTAtcccaaaatcattcatttctttttcaatctgatttattttaaattattaatcATTTCTAGACACTAGTGTTTGACATATGGTGGTAATGGattctttgaaaaatcattaCGTTTAGTTAGCCACATTTATGTGGTGCTGAAAGCGAGATATTCTTCTCAATATCACTTGCTCATAATAGTTATAACTTATAACGGACTGTTAGTTGATCATTCAGATTTTAGGGTCACCCTTGTATACTATTGCCATGCAGGATCGATACTTATATCTTCATAAAACAAGCAAAAACCGACGATTAACTGTAGAAGATGAGGGAAATCAATGGTGAAAATGATAGCCTTAAACCTTTTATATTAGAAATGCAAAAATACTCTTTCTCCAAAGAAGAATCAGACTTCCATTGGCCCCACAAGCAGACCTTCTTATCCACCGGAGATTTCTCTCCTAAATCGAAAATTTCTCCCACAAATAGGTGATTTTTTCTCGAAAACTAGAAAAGCCCCCTAGCTATGTTTAGAATGAAAGGGGGGAAGGGGGgctgtttgaaaaaaaatcacgaaaaaggacattttttttttttgttttaacctCATATCATACTATATAGGGGTGTATCGGCTGTATCTCATGATACAGCCGGTAAACCTATGACTATGATACAAAAGAAATTTGTATATTGTAGGCATATCGTATAAGTTTCTGACACCTATATGATATGTATAGTATGATACACATCCATGTTGcacaatacatataacattgATGTACATGTCTGCCATGTCATTGTGTGCATATCTATGCTcctatatatagatatgtaggAGAATTCTATGCTGTTGTGTGCTGGATGTTGCTGGATgactaaaatttagaaatttattGCTAAAAGCAACATGAATTGTTGATAAAAGCAGTTCATAAATCTTCACTAATGCTCATGTAATGGTTGTTTTTTAgttacaaatttttaatttttagtcatttgGCAATATCCGACACACAAATAGCATAGAACCCCCCTATGCGTGTATATGTATAAGATGCATTCAATAAAGCTGATTATACACACAATATTGTTAAAtagtttcttgtttttcatttttcataaatttgatgCTGTATGTGATCTGTAACAATATGATAGGGTGCATAGTATAAGGTTTGTTGGTTCGGCTAATAGTTAGAAACATAACATTACATGAAAAgcataatagttttttttttttttaaaaaaaatgaaaaattacacAAGAAAAAGGTATAAAAAATGTTCCATATGGAAAAACATGAATTGCATAAGCACAAGTTATATAAAAGTTTAACaagatacaaaaaataaaacaccaattagtaaaaatcagattcagattccaCTTAAACAATGCACATCTACTAAAATCCCTAATAACAAAACTCTTAGACTTAGGGTGTCCTTGCTTAATTTATATTGAAGATTTGAGGTGATCTAAGATCATCCTAGGATTTTAGATCCTTGATTAGCGTGGATATGGAATCCTATGTTTGAAATATGCAAGGATTACAACTTGAATTTGTAAAACTCAAACCTTGAAATCCATATACCAGAACCCTTTCTCCTTAGACTTGAGATCCATGGTTTTGAGGAATACTGCTGATCTTAAATCGATGGTTCTCAAATATATAATTTGCTAGAACCATTGATTAACGTGAGCCCCTTGTTAAACCAGAGGTTTGGACTATAAGTTGTGGGGTAATCGAACATTCCCTTATAGGCTTTGATTAATCAAAGTAcgagaaaatatatatcaactgCAAAGACTTCTTCACTAGGATTTTTGTTCTGCTAGTTTTTCCTATTTCACATGGTTTTCCTGCTCCATTAAGTTCCTTTTTATGTGTTGGAACTGTTGATACTTGGTTGTATTGTTGTTATTGGTGCAACATTCTATCTTCTGAATTAAGACTATCAAATCACGTAGTTTAACGCATAGTAAGTCTCGTTCTTCAAGATTAGGAACAAAATCTTCGCCCAtgcaaatataattttcaattacAATACTTGTGCTTCTCGTGATCTATGATTGCAGATCATATAATTGCAAAATTACAAATCATATGATTACAGCAAGGGTAACTTTATTTCATGGTTGAAATAATCTCCCACAGAAAAATGAATAGAAGCCCTCTGTCTTCAATGCAAAATCGATGGATACAAATTTGGCCTCAAATCAATGTTTTCCTATGCAAAATGACAGTCATTCCCCTCTAAAACCCTTAAGGGTGTCTAAAGAGTCATGTATGGAGGagttttcaaactaaaaaatcCAACGTCCCCTTAAATTTCTGTTGAAAGCATATGATTTGATATAAGCCATAACGAAATACAACATGGTATGATAAGTCATAAAAGTGCTCTTGAAGAATACGAAATGCATCCTTGCCCCCTTGGTGTTCTTTGTTTGATAGAGCACTCATTTTCAGGAATGCTGCCCTTATGAGAACCATTCAATCAAGCAAGCTCCTATTTTCTCAGGCCTGATGACCACATTTACCATCATGTTGGTCAAAACACAAATTGAATTATGAGATACAAACTAGACTGcatgtaaaataataaaatatgtaaccATGATGATGATATGTGCATGTGTCTGTGTGCGAGCGCAGATtagttcaaaacttcaaatttattttcttgtccTAAATTTCTAGTTCGTATGCTTGTGATCCCTTGCTGTAAAATTCATATTTGTGCAAATTGTTCCAGCAAGGTTCCTTTTCCCTTCTAATGATTTTCTTGTGAATGCAGTTTCAAGGTTTCAATTGGGAAAGCTGGAGGAGAGAATGGTACAAGGAGCTTGCTGTTAAAGCTGCTGATTTATCACAAAGTGGAATAACAGCAGTTTGGTTTCCCCCACCAACAGAATCTGTTGCTCCTCAAGGTTTAGACATTACTCCAGGCATTTCCATTTTGTTTGTATTGTTCCACTGGATCCAATTGCTTGCCTGAGGCAGATAAAGTGGCTCTGTAACATGTATTTTCCTTCATAAAAATGTTTAGCTTTAatgcataaaagaaaaggagaccCAACGAACCTCACGAGCAAGGATAGTCTCTCAAGACTCATAGGATCTCAATGGACTCTCTTAACAAAAGCAGGATGATTAAATACACCAAATTAATAATGGTGAAATTCTTTACTAGTATACCCACAATCACTTGTCAAAATGTGATACTAAAACATGAGGCTTCTATTTACTTATGGGCACAACATACTCAACCATTTTGTAATTGGAGTGCGCAACAACTACATGCTTGAATGACTAAAACAATATCCATAAAGGTGTCCATAAGAAATAAACTGTACAAATAGAACACGAGAAAAACCAAGAGCGTaactattttatttcatatattaTATTGATATATACCAATTTATTATAGTAATACACACCACAGTCATAGATACcttcaacaattttaaaatatcCCATTATTACTATCTTGAACTCAGCAGATGATGTCAACAAAATATCcccatgtttttcaaaatataccAAGATAAAAAATTGACATATTATCATAACATTATCCTAAGATGTCCCAGACATCTTCCTAAGTTCCTCATGAATTTTTCATCCTTTTGgagcatgtgatttttttcatttcgttTCTTTTACGTTTTGGAAAGTTACTCTATTTCTTTGTATATTTTTGCAGGAAAGATATTGAAAAACTATGATCTcataactttttcctttctcctttatAGCTTTTAAGTTTAAAGCTTGTTTGattttcacaatattttcccGAGAAACCCACATATGGAAGACTCCCCAAAAAGCTTGTTGTGCATTTGTTGTTAATATTGGTGACTATGCTACATACTCATACCTGTGCATGTATGTGCGTAGATGTCAAATACACATAAGTTCAACCCCTTTGAAGCTTATGGTGTGACCACTGAAAGTTAGCCAAAAGAGACACAACCTTGGGAGTGTATGTAATTTGGTGAAAAATCTGCAAAACTAATGACACATGcaaaatataagatatttgaTGATTCTTGGCATAAGTATCTATAACAATACAATTTACTAGCTattggagaaaagaaaactaaaagcaAGGGAAAAATTTCTTACATCATATTCCATTTTTTAGTACAAATATAATACGTATGCCTCATACAGATATGAGTATATACATATGcacattgtcacatatatcatgtTTTTACCAAAAAAGACATGGTACTAAcgttaaaaagggaaaagacaaaaaactagaaaaaatgtgttctttcaaaaaggtaaaaattaatttaatgctcttttcttcacatttttgcccttttttttttttcttttttttgacattaatatcatcatggattaaatttgaaacttaaataAGTTATTTATCATCATTAGAAGATTgtttttatcatcttatatagtttatgtcttcttattagtttttcatttattttatttttacataatttttggggttttttctttaaaaaaattcctgaattttcttgatatttttccaagaaaaacaactttgctgaaaaaCACCTGAGCAAAACCTTGCCATTAAAAACCCGAGAACCAATGTGAGaatgcatatacatatgcatgtgaTAAAATATACATATCTTTACCTTTTCTGTTTTGATGTGGCAATGTTCATCTAATACCTTGCTTGTCCTTTGAGGAAGAAAGTACCATGACTGCAATCAAAATAGTGATGAATTTTGCTTGTTTGTTCTTGATCTAAATGTTACATCTTATAAATATCTTCGGAATGGTTTATGTATGAACCAAATTTAGggtgaaattttcaaatcttCTTGGGCCTTATTACCACTTCCCTAaatcacataggtacgggtatggtTGGGGTACAGGTAGGGAGATATAAATACGAACATAGCAACTTTATAAAGTGTGGATACAGTGGTACAGCAAGATAGGTATATCTATAtctgcaaaataacacaaaaaaatcaaaatgaaagcaacatttaaaaaaacaagtgatataaaataaaaattacatgtaatgaaCAATGACTCtaaataagaacaaaaactgagttgaaaaaattaaatcaagtaaaattaagtagttttGATCAGTTTCAATTTGAAAAGTACCCAAGTGTGCCCGAGTACCCACTTTGTGTATGGGTACGACAACACGGGTACATGGACCTTACTAAAGTACTCATGGGACTTAACCACTTCCTGATTCATAGCCAGCTTCTCTGTCTGTCAAATCAAAGCAAGCCATTAGATAAGTCAGAATCTGTAAAGTCTGGTTCTTAGGTGAGCTTTGCCTTGTATTGTTACTGATGGCATTTGGGCCATGTTGAAGCTTAGATCTGGTTTCCAATCACAAGTAGTCACGTTGGTAAACTGTTCATCCCGCGAGTTgttatatatctatatctgcaaaataacacaaaaaaatcaaaatgaaagcaacatttaaaaaaacaagtgatacaaaataaaaattacatgtgaTGAACAATGACTctaaaagagaacaaaaactgagttgaaaaagttaaatcaagtaaaattaagtagtttAACAGTTTCAATCTGAAAAGTACCCAAGTGTGCCcgactatgtcacacgggtacgggtatgaTAAGGGtacaggtacgggtacgggcACGCGGATacgacaattttcaaaattttaggatacgcggacacggcgaattttatattctaaaaaattaaaaaggataataaaataaaaaaatattaaattaataattcactcttacaatctcataagtcataagaaaggaagtctcagattctcaaacaaaacattgttatcgctaatctcataagtcataagaaagaaagtctcaaacaaaacaaagaatgtcgggttagtaaagtggttcggatcgggtctgacccagacccgatccaaaacgtatcctgctgtgtccaagtgtcggtatccaggtgtcggagtctcgacaccggtacgtggcccattttgccgtgtccgtgtgacataggtgcCCGAGTACCCGctttgggtatgggtacgaCAACACGGGTACATGGACCTTACTAAAGTACTCATGGGACTTAACCACTTCCTGATTCATAGCCAGCTTCTCTATCTGTCAAATCAAAGCAAGCCATTAGATAAGTCAGAATCTGTAAAATCTGGTTCTTAGGTGAGCTTTGCCTTGTATTGTTAGTGATGTCATTTGGGCCATGCTGAAGCTTAGAGCTGGTTTCCAATCACAAGTAGTCATATTGGTAAACTGTTCATCCCACGAGTTGTTACTAACAAGCTTAAATACTATGGTACGAGCATGTGAACATGTGTTTCTTACAGAAATTTTAACATCTCATTAGTGGAATGGCTTATGATTAATCACTATATATGTTATAAATGATGCTTATCTATACCTTGTCTTAGTTACTATTTTTGTTATCAAACTGAAACACTGCAAGTGTGGTTTTGTAACTTGTAACATGACACATAAATCCTTTTTTCTGAAACTTGGCAACAAATAAGTAAATGACAGGGATTTATCATCGTGCCTGGGTATGGTTGCAACATTCTTTGAAGAAGGTAAAAAGTAGTAACCATGTTG harbors:
- the LOC116257469 gene encoding uncharacterized protein LOC116257469 — its product is MGLVVLHDVPLQCKLHNAIFTSKSSYQAPNHRFKWPPPYLRSRYTAKRKFPGKVDNRGLFRLPVSASGGDSKDGLTDALLEGNGEGLSTGNGEPVEFSYDNSSATRFALAEAKARQQEAENERDRLIEELAFSEAKQQEYAASLRHTQEVAVSELEAAKSMFNQKLQESFDDKFALESQLILAKQDAVELALQVEKLAEIAFQQATSHILADAQQRVSAAETSAAEAAYHIEEQIRGAAEGAILSIVKQSEDTFNKVISVTEEASQQAKNAIAALSDEIRVVDEITSLQSFNWQLENTVRDLESQLLIRQNEVEKLKSELENVQEKASAAEVRASNAERALIDLQETTNRMSSQLEEEMKAVLDKVKREAAGREKAIAKAFKLELESIKSAVDAAKMAIQVKDEAYARRCAALERSLRTSEAALNVWRQRAESAESMLQEGGALDQSEDMAFMANGGRIDLLADGDSEKWKLLADGPRREIPDYMARRIRSLLPRFPPRKVHSEVLATDYPVLSLPKADEVWSIVQEKPKQDDLLIKHVAEKEAIEKQRKTLERALRRRTIKRRLPEETKLEPGTGTGREIVFQGFNWESWRREWYKELAVKAADLSQSGITAVWFPPPTESVAPQGYMPSDLYNLNSAYGTVEDLQHSIEEMHAQDLLALGDVVLNHRCAQKQNPNGVWNIFGGKLAWGPEAIVCDDPNFQGRGNPSSGDIFHAAPNIDHSQEFVRKDIKVWLNWLRNDIGFDGWRLDFVRGFSGHYVKEYIEASNPAFAIGEYWDSLSYEGGNLCYNQDAHRQRIVNWINATGGTSSAFDVTTKGILHSALHNQYWRLIDPQGKPTGVMGWWPSRAVTFLENHDTGSTQGHWPFPRDKLTQGYAYILTHPGTPVIFYDHFYDFGLRETITELIEARRRAGIHCRSSVKIFHANNDGYVAHVGDNLVMKMGCFDWNPSKENQLEGSWQRFVDRGADYQIWLRQ